Part of the Virgibacillus necropolis genome, CTACGATTATTATTTTCATGCTAGATCACTTCGTTTGAACCTTTGAATTTTTCCATTGACACGGAGCCTTGCTGGTTAATTCCTTCTTTTTTTAAAACTTTAATTATCGTCTTAAGTAAAATTTTTAAATCCAATAGTATGGTCTGATTTTTCACATACCATATATCTAGGTTAAACTTTTCTGACCACGTAATTTCATTTCTACCATTTACTTGTGCCCATCCAGTAATGCCTGGCCTTACATTATGTCGTTGTCCCTGATTTTTCGTGTAAAGAGGCAAGTATTCCATCAACAATGGCCGTGGTCCAACTAAACTCATGTCACCTTTTA contains:
- a CDS encoding sugar transferase, whose translation is MKRIIDLVISLFLLIIFFPIMVLVVLSVRVNMGAPIVFKQKRPGLYGKPFYLYKFRTMTNSQTDMADQLRLTDLGKILRKFSLDELPQLINVLKGDMSLVGPRPLLMEYLPLYTKNQGQRHNVRPGITGWAQVNGRNEITWSEKFNLDIWYVKNQTILLDLKILLKTIIKVLKKEGINQQGSVSMEKFKGSNEVI